One genomic region from Mycobacterium basiliense encodes:
- a CDS encoding acetyl/propionyl/methylcrotonyl-CoA carboxylase subunit alpha: MFDTVLVANRGEIAVRVIRTLRRLGIGSVAVYSDPDAGARHVLEADTAVRLGPAAARQSYLDIDKVLDAAKRTGSQAIHPGYGFLSESDDFAAACESAGVVFIGPPARAIEVMGDKITAKNAVAAFDVPVVPGVARSGLSDDDLVTAAEEVGYPVLIKPSAGGGGKGMRLVEEPARLREALVGARREAAASFGDDTLFLERFVLRPRHIEVQILADSHGNVIHLGERECSLQRRHQKVIEEAPSPLLDAQSRARIGAAACNTARSVDYVGAGTVEFIVSAERPDEFFFMEMNTRLQVEHPVTEAVTGLDLVEWQLRVAAGEKLALTQGDVELRGHAIEARVYAEDPARGFLPTGGRVLQLLEPSGAGVRVDSSLLSGTVVGSDYDPMLSKVIAHGINRDQALARLDQALAHTAVLGVQTNVEFLRFLLADDRVQAGDLDTALLDHRLADFAPLAAPEDVFAAGGLYVQWALAARARRAGNLWAAPTGWRIGGDSAPVRTAMRTSLRTETVSVWGLPEAARVQVGDGEIHCGSINLCDERMSVTLDGLRREYHWAEADRHLWIADDRGIWHIREADEQKIHRDGGERQAEVLSPMPGSVIAVQVPSGAEIGEGDVVVVVEAMKMEHSLTAPVSGQVELLVSVGDQVKVDQVLARLVPAAETKDEGP; the protein is encoded by the coding sequence GGCCGATACCGCCGTACGGCTCGGGCCGGCCGCCGCACGCCAAAGCTATCTGGATATCGACAAGGTGCTTGATGCCGCGAAGCGCACGGGATCTCAGGCAATCCATCCCGGCTACGGGTTTCTTTCCGAGAGCGATGATTTTGCGGCGGCCTGCGAGAGCGCAGGTGTGGTGTTCATCGGGCCGCCGGCGCGCGCGATTGAGGTGATGGGCGACAAGATCACCGCGAAAAACGCGGTCGCCGCCTTCGACGTTCCTGTGGTTCCCGGGGTGGCGCGTTCCGGGCTGAGCGACGACGACCTGGTCACCGCGGCCGAGGAGGTCGGCTATCCGGTGCTGATCAAGCCTTCTGCCGGTGGCGGCGGCAAGGGTATGCGGCTGGTGGAGGAGCCGGCGCGGCTGCGAGAAGCGTTGGTCGGCGCACGGCGCGAGGCCGCCGCATCGTTCGGTGACGACACCCTGTTCTTGGAGCGATTTGTGCTGCGGCCCAGGCACATCGAGGTCCAAATTCTCGCTGATAGCCATGGCAACGTGATCCATCTCGGTGAACGTGAGTGTAGTCTGCAGCGGCGCCACCAGAAGGTCATCGAGGAGGCACCGTCGCCGCTGCTGGACGCGCAATCTCGGGCCCGGATCGGTGCCGCGGCGTGCAACACCGCCCGCAGTGTCGACTACGTCGGCGCCGGAACCGTGGAGTTCATTGTCTCCGCCGAACGCCCGGACGAGTTTTTCTTCATGGAGATGAACACCCGTCTGCAAGTGGAGCATCCGGTCACCGAGGCGGTCACCGGACTCGACCTGGTGGAGTGGCAATTGCGGGTGGCCGCCGGTGAAAAGCTGGCTTTGACCCAAGGCGACGTCGAGCTCCGCGGGCACGCGATCGAAGCCCGCGTGTACGCCGAGGACCCCGCACGGGGATTCCTGCCGACCGGCGGCCGGGTGCTGCAGCTGCTCGAACCGTCCGGAGCGGGTGTGCGGGTGGACTCGTCGCTGCTGAGCGGGACCGTGGTGGGCAGCGACTACGACCCGATGCTGAGCAAGGTGATCGCGCACGGAATCAACCGGGATCAGGCACTGGCGCGCCTGGACCAGGCGCTGGCACACACCGCGGTGCTGGGTGTGCAAACCAACGTCGAATTTCTCCGCTTCCTGCTTGCCGACGACCGGGTGCAGGCCGGGGACCTGGACACCGCACTGCTCGATCATCGGCTGGCCGATTTTGCGCCGCTGGCCGCGCCCGAAGATGTGTTCGCCGCGGGCGGCCTCTATGTCCAATGGGCCTTGGCTGCGAGGGCGCGACGCGCGGGCAACCTGTGGGCAGCGCCCACCGGGTGGCGCATCGGAGGCGACAGCGCCCCGGTGCGCACTGCGATGCGCACGTCCTTGCGTACCGAGACGGTCTCGGTGTGGGGCTTGCCAGAGGCGGCCCGCGTGCAGGTGGGCGATGGTGAAATCCATTGTGGCAGTATTAATCTCTGCGATGAGCGGATGAGCGTAACCCTGGACGGGTTGCGCCGGGAGTACCATTGGGCGGAAGCCGATCGGCATCTTTGGATCGCCGACGATCGTGGAATCTGGCACATTCGCGAGGCCGACGAGCAGAAGATTCACCGAGACGGCGGCGAGCGACAAGCCGAGGTTCTCAGTCCCATGCCCGGCAGCGTGATAGCCGTGCAGGTCCCCTCCGGCGCGGAGATCGGCGAAGGGGACGTGGTGGTGGTGGTCGAGGCGATGAAGATGGAACATTCACTCACCGCGCCGGTTTCGGGACAGGTGGAGCTATTGGTTTCCGTCGGCGATCAGGTGAAAGTCGATCAGGTGTTGGCGCGGCTGGTTCCAGCCGCCGAGACCAAGGATGAAGGACCATGA
- the pdhA gene encoding pyruvate dehydrogenase (acetyl-transferring) E1 component subunit alpha gives MAGKSPISVTVALDPVQLVGVDGSPTAERRYSRDLPVETLCWLYEMMVVTRELDTEFINLKRQGELALFASCRGQEAAQVGASACLRKTDWLFPQYRELGAYLVRGISPGHVAAAWRGTWHGGLEFTKKCCAPISIPIGTQTLHAVGAAMAAQRLDEGSVTVAFLGDGATSEGDVHEALNSAAVFGAPCVFYVQNNQWAISLPVSKQTAAASLAHKSIGYGIPGIRVDGNDVLACYSVMAEAAARARSGGGPTLIEAVTYRLGPHTTADDPKRYRSQEEVDRWLARDPIPRYRTYLQRQGVWSQRLEERVAARAQRLRTELRDAVVGAPDFDVDDVFTTVFAEITPGLQEQRQQLRAELARSD, from the coding sequence ATGGCGGGAAAATCTCCGATCTCGGTAACCGTCGCCCTCGACCCGGTCCAGCTGGTCGGCGTGGACGGCTCGCCTACGGCCGAACGTCGCTACAGTCGGGACCTTCCAGTCGAAACGCTGTGCTGGCTCTACGAGATGATGGTCGTCACCCGAGAGCTGGATACCGAGTTCATCAATCTGAAGCGCCAAGGAGAGCTGGCGCTGTTCGCGTCCTGCCGTGGTCAGGAGGCCGCGCAGGTCGGCGCCTCGGCATGTCTACGCAAGACCGACTGGCTTTTCCCGCAATACCGCGAATTGGGCGCCTACCTGGTGCGCGGTATCTCGCCCGGCCATGTTGCGGCCGCATGGCGTGGAACCTGGCACGGCGGACTGGAGTTCACCAAGAAATGCTGTGCCCCGATCTCGATCCCGATCGGCACTCAGACACTGCATGCCGTCGGCGCGGCTATGGCAGCACAGCGCCTCGATGAGGGCTCGGTAACGGTGGCGTTCCTCGGCGATGGCGCCACCAGTGAGGGCGACGTGCATGAGGCGCTCAACTCGGCGGCGGTGTTCGGCGCGCCGTGCGTCTTCTACGTGCAAAACAACCAGTGGGCGATTTCGCTTCCGGTATCCAAGCAGACGGCTGCAGCGTCTCTCGCGCACAAGTCGATTGGCTACGGAATACCCGGGATTCGCGTGGACGGCAACGACGTATTGGCGTGCTATTCGGTGATGGCCGAGGCCGCAGCCCGAGCCAGGTCAGGGGGTGGCCCAACGTTGATCGAGGCGGTTACATATCGCCTCGGCCCGCATACCACCGCCGATGATCCGAAACGGTACCGGAGCCAGGAGGAGGTCGATCGGTGGCTAGCGCGGGACCCTATTCCGCGCTACCGAACGTATTTGCAACGCCAAGGGGTATGGTCGCAGCGTCTGGAGGAGCGGGTCGCCGCTCGTGCGCAACGACTGCGGACCGAACTGCGTGACGCGGTGGTTGGGGCGCCCGATTTCGACGTCGACGACGTCTTCACAACGGTGTTCGCCGAAATCACTCCCGGGTTGCAGGAGCAGCGCCAACAGTTGCGGGCCGAACTCGCCCGATCCGATTGA
- a CDS encoding dihydrolipoamide acetyltransferase family protein produces the protein MSADERVKCFRVPDLGEGLEEVTVTSWNVAVGEDVELNQVLCSVETAKAEVEIPSPYAGRIVDLGGSEGDVIQVGAVLVRIDTAPDLAPATNGETAAPTLVGYGADEEIDATRRPGRPLAAPPVRKLAKELMVDLASLQRGDDGVVTRADVLAAARGGGTGNGVRQVRGVQAHMAEKMTLSHREIPAAKISVEVVCAQLLGLRDRIRLVAPEITPFVLVMRLLIIALKNNPMLNSTWIDSSGGPQVQMHPGVHLGFGVATKRGLLVPVITDADGKTTRELAGRTAELIAGARQGRLTPGELRGSTFTVSNFGALGVDDGVPVINYPEAAILGMGEIKPRPVVVGDEVVARPTMALACVFDHRVADGAQAARFMCDLRGLIEAPETAILDL, from the coding sequence ATGAGCGCAGACGAGCGGGTCAAGTGTTTCCGAGTCCCGGATCTCGGTGAGGGACTCGAGGAGGTCACGGTTACCTCGTGGAACGTCGCGGTTGGTGAGGACGTCGAACTCAACCAGGTGTTGTGTTCGGTGGAAACCGCTAAGGCCGAAGTCGAGATCCCCAGCCCGTATGCCGGCCGGATCGTCGACTTGGGTGGATCCGAAGGCGATGTGATCCAGGTGGGTGCCGTTCTGGTGCGAATCGACACCGCGCCGGATTTGGCGCCGGCCACCAATGGCGAGACCGCGGCTCCCACGTTGGTCGGCTATGGCGCCGATGAGGAGATCGACGCCACCAGGCGGCCAGGGCGGCCACTTGCCGCACCGCCGGTACGAAAACTGGCCAAGGAGCTCATGGTTGACCTGGCTTCGCTACAGCGCGGTGACGACGGCGTGGTCACTCGCGCCGATGTGTTGGCTGCTGCTCGGGGCGGGGGCACCGGGAACGGGGTCCGGCAGGTCCGTGGTGTGCAGGCACACATGGCGGAAAAGATGACGCTGTCCCACAGAGAAATTCCGGCAGCGAAGATCAGCGTGGAGGTTGTCTGTGCCCAACTGTTGGGGTTGCGGGACCGCATCCGGTTGGTCGCGCCGGAGATCACGCCGTTCGTGTTGGTGATGCGGCTACTGATTATTGCTCTGAAGAACAACCCGATGCTCAACTCGACCTGGATCGACTCATCTGGCGGGCCGCAGGTTCAGATGCACCCCGGAGTGCATTTGGGTTTCGGTGTAGCCACCAAGCGGGGCCTGCTGGTCCCGGTGATCACCGATGCCGATGGCAAGACCACGCGCGAACTGGCCGGCCGCACGGCTGAGCTGATCGCTGGTGCGCGCCAAGGCCGTTTGACACCGGGAGAGTTGCGCGGTTCCACGTTCACCGTCTCGAATTTTGGGGCACTGGGTGTGGACGACGGTGTACCGGTGATCAATTATCCCGAAGCCGCCATCCTTGGGATGGGCGAGATCAAGCCTCGCCCGGTGGTCGTCGGCGATGAGGTGGTCGCGCGTCCCACGATGGCATTGGCCTGCGTGTTCGACCACCGGGTCGCAGATGGCGCTCAGGCCGCACGATTCATGTGCGACCTGCGTGGCCTGATCGAAGCGCCGGAGACCGCAATTTTGGATCTCTAA
- a CDS encoding MaoC family dehydratase, with amino-acid sequence MTERPGKSVVQRGLWFEEFEIDTRYLHRPGRTVTEADNVLFTTLTMNTQSLHLDAAWAAEQPGFGGERLVNSMFTLSTLVGLSVAQLTLGTIVANLGFSEVSFPKPVFHGDTLYAETVCTGKRESNSRPDEGIVTLEHTARNQHGEVVARAVRTTLVQKRPV; translated from the coding sequence ATGACCGAGCGGCCCGGCAAGTCTGTTGTCCAGCGCGGGTTATGGTTCGAAGAGTTCGAGATCGACACGAGGTACCTGCACCGGCCCGGTCGCACCGTCACCGAAGCCGACAACGTCTTGTTCACCACGCTGACGATGAACACCCAGTCGCTGCACCTCGATGCCGCGTGGGCCGCCGAGCAGCCGGGCTTTGGGGGTGAGCGATTGGTGAACTCGATGTTCACCTTGTCCACCCTGGTGGGGTTGTCGGTGGCGCAGCTGACGTTAGGCACCATCGTGGCCAATCTCGGCTTTTCCGAGGTGTCGTTTCCCAAGCCGGTTTTTCACGGCGACACCCTGTACGCGGAGACGGTGTGTACGGGCAAGCGGGAATCGAACAGCCGTCCCGATGAGGGCATTGTCACCCTCGAGCACACAGCTCGCAACCAGCATGGCGAGGTCGTCGCACGCGCGGTGCGGACCACGCTGGTACAAAAGCGGCCAGTCTAA
- a CDS encoding acyl-CoA dehydrogenase family protein codes for MTTTMTAGTLAKEYEELRDTVAEFARTVVAPVSAKHDEEHSFPYEVVAKMGEMGLFGLPFPEEYGGMGGDYFALALALEELGKVDQSVAITLEAAVGLGAMPIYRFGTEEQKQTWLPDLIAGRALAGFGLTEPGAGSDAGSTRTSARLEGGEWIINGSKQFITNSGTDITSLVTVTAVTGSIADGKKEISTIIVPSGTAGFIVEPVYNKVGWNASDTHPLTFTDARVPEENLLGARGTGYANFLSILDEGRIAIAALATGVAQGCVDESVKYAKERESFGRPIGSYQAISFKIARMEARAHVARTAYYEAAARMVAGKPFKKEAAIAKMISSEAAMDNARDATQIHGGYGFMNEYPVARHYRDSKILEIGEGTTEVQLMLIARSLGLA; via the coding sequence ATGACAACAACGATGACCGCAGGGACGTTAGCGAAGGAATACGAAGAGCTTCGCGACACGGTCGCAGAATTCGCCCGTACCGTGGTGGCGCCGGTTTCAGCCAAACACGATGAGGAGCACAGCTTCCCGTACGAAGTCGTGGCGAAGATGGGGGAGATGGGACTGTTCGGCCTACCGTTCCCAGAAGAATACGGCGGAATGGGCGGCGACTACTTCGCGTTGGCGTTGGCGTTAGAAGAACTGGGCAAGGTCGACCAGTCGGTAGCGATCACGCTCGAGGCGGCGGTGGGCCTGGGTGCGATGCCGATCTACCGCTTCGGCACCGAGGAGCAGAAGCAAACCTGGCTACCGGACCTGATTGCGGGCCGCGCGCTGGCCGGCTTCGGACTCACCGAGCCGGGGGCGGGTTCGGATGCCGGCAGCACTCGCACCTCCGCCCGGCTCGAGGGTGGTGAGTGGATCATCAACGGCAGCAAGCAATTCATCACCAATTCCGGCACCGACATTACGTCGCTGGTCACCGTCACCGCGGTCACGGGAAGCATCGCCGATGGCAAGAAGGAAATCTCAACGATCATCGTGCCCAGCGGCACAGCGGGATTCATTGTGGAACCGGTCTATAACAAGGTCGGCTGGAACGCCTCGGACACCCACCCGCTGACGTTCACCGATGCGCGAGTGCCCGAGGAGAACCTGCTCGGTGCCCGTGGAACCGGCTACGCGAACTTTTTGTCGATCCTCGACGAGGGGCGGATCGCGATCGCTGCGCTAGCTACCGGGGTGGCGCAGGGCTGCGTCGACGAGAGCGTCAAGTACGCCAAGGAACGGGAATCGTTTGGCCGCCCAATCGGTTCGTACCAGGCGATCAGCTTCAAGATCGCGCGGATGGAGGCGCGTGCCCACGTGGCCCGCACGGCGTACTACGAGGCGGCGGCAAGGATGGTGGCGGGCAAGCCGTTCAAGAAGGAGGCGGCGATCGCGAAGATGATTTCCTCGGAGGCGGCGATGGATAATGCACGTGATGCCACCCAAATCCATGGCGGCTACGGCTTCATGAACGAATACCCAGTGGCCCGTCACTACCGCGACAGCAAGATTCTGGAGATTGGCGAGGGCACCACCGAGGTTCAGCTGATGCTGATCGCGCGCTCGCTGGGTCTGGCATGA
- a CDS encoding cutinase family protein encodes MCQHWDVNARRFARLLGIAVVTTGATLSPPILVSSASAAPCPDVEVTFARGTAEPPGVGGVGQAFVDSLRSQVGGRSLGVYPVNYPATEDWPPSASAGANDASAHVESMAANCPDTKLVLGGYSQGAMVIDLITIAQAPVAGFIPQTLSAEVADHVAAVALFGNPSDRYLGGPVSAISPWYGHKAIDLCAPDDPICTPGVLALPSHDEMFSPAHLTYEHSDMPGQAATFVVSQL; translated from the coding sequence ATGTGTCAGCATTGGGACGTGAACGCACGCCGATTTGCTCGTTTGCTGGGTATCGCGGTGGTGACAACCGGGGCGACGCTGAGCCCGCCGATCCTCGTTTCTTCCGCATCGGCCGCGCCCTGCCCCGACGTCGAAGTGACGTTTGCCCGCGGCACCGCCGAGCCGCCCGGAGTCGGTGGGGTCGGACAGGCGTTTGTCGACTCACTGCGCTCGCAGGTTGGCGGTCGGTCCCTCGGGGTGTATCCGGTCAACTACCCTGCCACCGAAGATTGGCCTCCGTCGGCATCAGCGGGAGCCAACGATGCCAGCGCTCACGTGGAGTCCATGGCAGCCAATTGCCCCGACACCAAGCTGGTATTAGGTGGATATTCCCAAGGGGCGATGGTGATAGACCTGATCACCATCGCCCAGGCCCCGGTTGCCGGCTTTATCCCCCAAACGTTGTCAGCGGAGGTGGCTGATCATGTTGCCGCGGTCGCCCTGTTCGGAAATCCGAGCGACCGATATCTGGGTGGCCCGGTGAGCGCGATCAGCCCATGGTATGGACACAAGGCAATCGACCTGTGTGCGCCGGACGATCCGATTTGCACTCCGGGCGTCCTCGCGCTGCCTTCACATGACGAGATGTTCTCGCCGGCACACCTCACGTATGAGCATTCCGATATGCCTGGCCAAGCAGCAACTTTCGTGGTGAGCCAGCTATAG
- a CDS encoding HNH endonuclease signature motif containing protein, producing MSSGVVDREEITAAFDALDAAVEAVAELNFDALTTREWLILLERSERVRRRLPVPEHRLINNLARQATAEELGGKLSHAVAEWTLTSRAEAARRIKEAAELGPRRGLSGEALPPLLAATAAAQRDGKLGAGQVAVIRRFCQQLPGWVDQGTRERAEADLARQGGQYRPEQLAGLANTIADCLNPDGTYRDEDRARRRGLTLNNQQADGMSELRGWITPELRATVEAVLAKLAAPGMCNPFDDTPCVDGTPTQDGIDRDVRSVPQRNHDALNAALRAMLASGALGRHNGLPASIIVTTTLTELEAAAGKGLTGGGTLLPMSDVIRLARHSHHYLAIFDKGKALALYHTKRLASPGQRIVLYAKDRGCSAPGCDVKGYYCEVHHVTDYAACRTTDVNDLTFGCGPQHRILKPGGWTTRKNVHGDTEWIPPPHLDRGQPRINNFHHPEKLLRAQDDGDGDNTIRPSG from the coding sequence ATGAGTTCAGGTGTCGTGGATCGAGAGGAGATCACGGCTGCCTTCGACGCCCTGGACGCCGCGGTCGAGGCGGTGGCCGAGCTGAATTTCGACGCACTGACCACCCGCGAGTGGCTAATCCTGCTGGAACGCAGCGAACGGGTCCGCCGGCGGCTCCCGGTGCCCGAGCATCGGCTGATCAATAACCTGGCCCGCCAGGCCACCGCCGAAGAGCTCGGCGGCAAACTCTCCCACGCCGTTGCCGAATGGACCCTGACCAGCCGCGCCGAGGCCGCCCGGCGCATCAAAGAGGCCGCCGAACTGGGGCCCCGGCGCGGACTGTCCGGCGAAGCGCTGCCACCACTGCTGGCGGCCACCGCCGCCGCCCAGCGCGACGGAAAACTCGGAGCAGGCCAAGTAGCGGTCATCCGCCGCTTCTGCCAGCAGCTGCCGGGCTGGGTCGACCAGGGCACCCGCGAGCGTGCCGAAGCCGATTTGGCCCGACAAGGCGGCCAGTATCGACCGGAGCAGTTGGCGGGTCTCGCCAATACCATCGCCGACTGCCTCAACCCCGACGGCACCTATCGCGACGAAGATCGGGCGCGTCGGCGCGGCCTGACGCTGAACAACCAGCAAGCCGACGGCATGTCGGAGTTGCGCGGCTGGATTACCCCGGAACTGCGCGCCACCGTCGAGGCGGTGCTAGCCAAACTGGCCGCTCCCGGCATGTGCAATCCGTTCGATGACACGCCGTGCGTCGACGGCACACCCACCCAAGACGGCATTGACCGCGACGTTCGCTCGGTACCCCAGCGCAACCACGACGCGCTCAATGCCGCGCTGCGCGCGATGCTGGCATCCGGAGCACTCGGCCGGCACAACGGGCTGCCCGCCTCCATCATCGTCACTACCACTCTGACGGAGTTGGAAGCCGCCGCCGGCAAAGGACTGACCGGCGGCGGTACCCTCTTGCCAATGTCGGACGTGATCCGGTTGGCCCGTCATTCCCACCACTATTTGGCGATCTTCGACAAGGGCAAAGCCCTGGCGCTCTATCACACCAAGCGCCTAGCCTCACCAGGGCAACGAATTGTGTTGTACGCCAAAGATCGTGGCTGCTCAGCCCCGGGATGCGACGTCAAAGGCTACTACTGCGAAGTCCATCATGTCACCGACTACGCCGCCTGCCGTACCACCGATGTCAACGACCTCACCTTCGGGTGCGGTCCCCAACATCGGATCCTCAAACCCGGCGGATGGACCACTCGAAAAAACGTGCACGGCGACACCGAATGGATCCCACCGCCGCATCTAGACCGGGGCCAACCTCGAATCAACAATTTTCATCATCCGGAGAAGCTCCTGCGTGCCCAGGATGATGGCGACGGCGACAACACCATTCGCCCGTCCGGTTAG
- the uppS gene encoding polyprenyl diphosphate synthase, translating into MHQLDHQQSGATAQQPPRCVAIYTDGNARWATRRGLSAMEGHLAGGKVALKRVRDACELGIEQLSLFTFSVDNMMRSAEEVATLMSIMAALFDQGIQLLGPWGVRLRVVGSRNGLPQDMSDAVDRAEAGTAHNSRMDLFFGLNYGGRQELLDAAQRYQGGGEEVFRRLLCAPEMRDLDLVIRTGGDRRLSNGFLWHAAYAELLFVDELWPDFTRERFENALAEYGRRAHGKD; encoded by the coding sequence ATGCACCAGCTCGACCATCAGCAGTCAGGGGCAACAGCCCAGCAGCCACCGCGCTGCGTGGCCATCTACACCGACGGGAACGCGCGCTGGGCCACCCGACGCGGGCTCTCTGCGATGGAAGGCCATCTGGCTGGGGGCAAGGTCGCACTCAAACGTGTTCGCGATGCCTGCGAACTGGGCATCGAGCAGCTTTCCCTATTCACCTTCTCCGTTGATAACATGATGCGTTCAGCCGAGGAGGTCGCCACCCTCATGAGCATCATGGCGGCCCTATTCGATCAGGGTATCCAGCTGCTGGGGCCTTGGGGCGTCCGGTTGCGGGTGGTGGGATCGCGCAATGGGCTGCCGCAGGATATGTCTGACGCGGTGGATCGCGCCGAAGCCGGCACCGCGCACAACAGCCGCATGGATCTGTTCTTCGGGCTCAACTACGGGGGCCGTCAAGAGCTGCTGGACGCCGCACAGCGCTACCAGGGTGGCGGCGAGGAAGTATTTCGGCGGCTGCTGTGTGCGCCGGAAATGCGCGATCTCGATCTGGTCATTCGCACCGGTGGCGATAGGCGTCTATCCAACGGCTTTCTCTGGCACGCGGCGTACGCCGAACTGCTGTTCGTCGATGAACTGTGGCCCGACTTCACCCGCGAACGCTTCGAGAATGCGCTTGCCGAGTACGGACGTCGCGCGCACGGTAAGGATTGA
- a CDS encoding HpcH/HpaI aldolase/citrate lyase family protein — protein MNLRGAGPGWLFCPADRPERFAKAAAAADVVILDLEDGVAEAAKPAARQALRDTPLDPGRTVVRINAADSDDHARDLEALAATAYTMVMLPKAESAEQIAALAPRAVIALVETARGALFAAEIAAADNTVGMMWGAEDLIATLGGSSSRRADGGYRDVARHVRSTTLLAASAFGRLALDAVHLDIRDIDGLQEEAFDAAAVGFDVTVCIHPSQVPVVRNAYRPSEEKLAWARRVLAASQSERGVFAFEGQMVDSPVLRHAERMLVRAGESVPG, from the coding sequence ATGAACCTGCGTGGTGCAGGACCAGGATGGTTGTTCTGTCCGGCAGACCGCCCCGAACGCTTCGCAAAGGCCGCCGCCGCCGCCGACGTGGTGATTCTTGATCTCGAGGACGGTGTGGCCGAGGCGGCGAAGCCCGCCGCCCGCCAAGCGTTGCGTGACACCCCACTAGACCCTGGACGTACCGTTGTTCGGATCAACGCGGCCGACAGCGACGACCATGCCCGCGACCTGGAGGCCTTGGCCGCTACCGCATACACCATGGTGATGCTCCCCAAGGCGGAGTCGGCCGAACAGATCGCTGCCCTGGCCCCACGCGCGGTCATCGCGTTGGTGGAGACGGCACGTGGCGCCCTGTTTGCTGCCGAAATCGCCGCCGCCGACAACACCGTAGGGATGATGTGGGGCGCCGAGGACTTGATCGCCACGCTAGGTGGCAGCTCCAGCCGGCGCGCGGACGGCGGTTACCGGGACGTGGCTCGTCACGTGCGATCGACCACACTGCTGGCGGCCTCTGCATTCGGCCGCTTGGCCCTCGACGCCGTGCATCTGGACATCCGCGACATCGATGGCTTGCAGGAAGAAGCCTTCGACGCCGCGGCGGTGGGCTTTGACGTGACGGTGTGCATTCATCCGAGTCAGGTCCCGGTGGTGCGCAACGCCTATCGACCCAGCGAGGAAAAGCTGGCCTGGGCGCGCCGGGTCCTGGCCGCGTCGCAAAGCGAGCGTGGGGTGTTCGCTTTCGAAGGACAGATGGTCGACTCCCCGGTGCTGCGGCACGCGGAGAGGATGCTGGTGCGGGCGGGGGAATCTGTTCCTGGGTAG
- the bkdB gene encoding 3-methyl-2-oxobutanoate dehydrogenase subunit beta — translation MTQIVDPPARADQKLTMPVSDVVQSLTMVQSLNRALHDAMAADDRVLVFGEDVAVEGGVFRVTEGLTETFGEERCFDTPLAESALIGIAVGLALRGFVPVPEIQFDGFSYPAFDQVVSHLAKYRTRTRGEVNMPVTVRIPSFGGIGAAEHHSESTESYWVHTAGLKVVVPSTPGDAYWLLRHAIACPDPVMFLEPKRRYQVRGLVDTTQPEPPLGHAMVRHTGTDVTVVTYGSLVTTAQRTAKDAARQFGWSLEVIDLRSLIPLDFDTIAASIHRTGRCVVMHEGPRNLGYGAELAARIQEKMFYELEAPVLRACGFDTPYPPARLEKLWLPGPDRLLDCVERVLSQP, via the coding sequence ATGACGCAGATCGTCGATCCTCCGGCCCGCGCCGACCAAAAGCTGACGATGCCGGTCTCCGACGTCGTGCAGTCGTTGACCATGGTGCAGTCGCTTAATCGCGCGCTGCATGACGCGATGGCCGCCGACGACCGCGTGCTGGTGTTCGGCGAAGACGTTGCCGTCGAGGGCGGGGTGTTCAGGGTAACTGAAGGCCTGACCGAAACCTTCGGTGAGGAGCGCTGTTTCGACACCCCGTTGGCCGAGTCCGCGCTGATCGGCATCGCGGTGGGTCTGGCACTGCGCGGCTTTGTGCCGGTGCCGGAGATCCAATTCGACGGCTTCTCCTATCCCGCTTTCGATCAAGTCGTCAGTCATCTGGCCAAATATCGCACGCGCACCCGTGGCGAGGTGAATATGCCGGTGACGGTGAGGATCCCATCGTTCGGTGGTATCGGAGCCGCCGAGCATCATTCGGAGTCCACCGAGTCCTATTGGGTGCACACTGCGGGTTTGAAAGTGGTGGTTCCCTCGACTCCCGGGGATGCCTATTGGCTGTTGCGGCACGCTATCGCCTGTCCAGATCCGGTGATGTTTCTCGAGCCGAAGCGGCGTTATCAGGTTCGAGGACTGGTTGATACCACCCAGCCCGAGCCTCCGCTCGGTCACGCGATGGTCCGCCACACCGGTACCGATGTGACGGTCGTGACCTACGGAAGCCTCGTCACCACCGCTCAGCGCACCGCGAAAGATGCTGCGCGGCAATTCGGGTGGAGTCTGGAGGTCATCGATCTGCGGTCCCTGATACCGCTTGACTTTGACACCATCGCCGCGTCCATCCACCGGACCGGACGGTGCGTGGTAATGCATGAGGGGCCTCGGAACCTCGGTTACGGTGCCGAGCTGGCCGCCCGAATCCAGGAGAAGATGTTCTACGAGCTGGAAGCTCCGGTATTGCGCGCCTGTGGGTTTGACACTCCCTACCCCCCGGCGCGATTGGAGAAATTGTGGCTACCAGGTCCCGACCGGCTGCTGGACTGCGTCGAACGCGTGCTGTCACAACCATGA